CGGTCGCCGAACGTCCCGAGGGACCGTTTCGCGACGCGGGCGTCATTCTCGATCCGCACGACACCTTCACCATCGACGCGTCGCCCTTTCGCGACGACGACGGCACGTGGTACCTCTTCTACGCGCGCGACTTCCTCGACGGAGATCGCGTCGGAACGGCCCTCGCCGTGGACCGCCTCGAAGGCATGACGAAGCTCGCCGGAGAGCGCAAGACGGTGCTGCGCGCCACGGCCGATTGGCAGATCTTTAGGCACAACCGCGAAATGTACGGAGGCGTACACGACTGGTACACCCTCGAAGGCCCGTTCGTCGTGAAGCGCGGCGGAAAGTACTGGCTGTTCTACTCCGGCGGCGCCTGGGAAATGCCGAACTACGGCGTGAGCTTCGCGGTCGCCGACCATCCCATGGGTCCGTGGACGGAGGCGCAAGCGGACGGCCCGACCTTGCTGCGCTCCATTCCGGGCAAAGTCGTCGGGCCGGGCCACAACTCGCTCGTCGTCGGCCCCAACGGCGACGACTACATCGTCTACCACGCTTGGGACGCTCAGCAGACGGCGCGCCGCATGTGCATCGACCGCGTCGTGTGGACGCCCGACGGGCCGCGCACGAACGGTCCGACGACGGTCGCGCAACCCGCACCGGAACGTTAAGGACGGCCCTAGGATTTCTCGTTCTTCCCGATGAATCAAGGCCCACCATAGAAAATCGAACAAGGAGACTCGATGCCTTATTCCACCCACCCGAATCCTTTGCTGGAACGATCTCAGTGGCGCAGCCTGAACGGAACGTGGCGCTTCTCGTACGACGACGACGGAGCGTGCCGCTGGCCGAGCGAAGTCCACTTCGATCGTGAAATCGAAGTCCCCTACCCGCCCGAAAGCGTTCGCAGCGGCATCCACGACACGGGCTTCCACAAGACGGTGTGGTACGCCCGCACGGTGACCTTGGAA
This genomic window from Deinococcus yavapaiensis KR-236 contains:
- a CDS encoding glycoside hydrolase family 43 protein translates to MKTYTNPVYPLYFADPFVLRVGNDYYAYGTGGRPILEGRAFEVLHSTDLVSWTSLGGALELLEDENARDYWAPEVAEADGKFYMYYSAGIGDKGHQLRVAVAERPEGPFRDAGVILDPHDTFTIDASPFRDDDGTWYLFYARDFLDGDRVGTALAVDRLEGMTKLAGERKTVLRATADWQIFRHNREMYGGVHDWYTLEGPFVVKRGGKYWLFYSGGAWEMPNYGVSFAVADHPMGPWTEAQADGPTLLRSIPGKVVGPGHNSLVVGPNGDDYIVYHAWDAQQTARRMCIDRVVWTPDGPRTNGPTTVAQPAPER